A single genomic interval of Halomonas sp. GT harbors:
- the mrdA gene encoding penicillin-binding protein 2: MPKRRDTLKNPEQELRIFRVRALLAVLVVAVLTGLLTGRLAYLQIVQHDLYSTRSEKNRVRVEPLPPNRGLIYDRNGVLLAENRPTYNLTLVRERVDDLDETLALLVELLDLPEDDIEAFNVRSRQRQRPFQPALLMSDLSEDQIARLAVNRHRLPGVEVEAQLLRYYPDAEMMAHSLGYVGRINAEEMQSLDAGRYAGTHFIGKTGVERFYETELHGQAGLRKVETNARGRVLRELGRTDPVPGENLTLTLDKSMQMLAYELLDGRRGSIVAIVPGSGEILAMVSTPGFDSNQFVTGIDVASYRGLQENIDLPLFNRAIRGHYPPGSTIKPFLALAGLVEGVITPDSTINDPGFYQLPNDSRRYRNWLRWGHGRVDMERSIAVSNNTYYYTLAHDLGIDNLHEQMTNFGFGQRVAHDVQGESTGLMPSRDWKRARFNQPWYPGETLSVGIGQGYWQVTPLQLASATATLANRGHWVKPRLALEIGDEPLAQDLPDTLPDIQLDNENWWNRVFSGMEKVISGNEGTARRTGVGLEYRMGGKSGTAQVFSLGQDQRYNAEELEERLRDHALFMAFAPLDDPQIAVSVIVENAGGGSTHAAHLARAMTDAWILRDDAPDVEEVKEVLEEDAANVEGN; this comes from the coding sequence ATGCCTAAGCGCCGTGACACGCTTAAAAACCCTGAGCAAGAATTGCGTATTTTTCGTGTCAGGGCGCTACTTGCCGTCTTAGTGGTGGCTGTTTTAACAGGATTGTTGACTGGGCGATTAGCTTACTTGCAGATCGTTCAGCACGATTTATACAGTACGCGCTCCGAAAAAAACCGTGTCCGTGTCGAGCCGTTACCTCCTAATCGTGGGTTAATTTACGACCGCAATGGTGTCCTCCTTGCCGAAAATCGCCCAACCTATAACCTCACGTTGGTGCGTGAACGCGTTGATGATTTAGATGAAACGCTAGCGCTGTTAGTTGAACTTCTAGACTTGCCCGAAGATGATATCGAAGCGTTCAATGTACGTTCTCGACAACGCCAGCGCCCCTTTCAGCCTGCGCTTTTAATGAGTGATTTGAGTGAAGATCAAATAGCGCGGCTGGCGGTGAATCGGCATCGTTTGCCAGGGGTTGAAGTAGAGGCGCAACTGCTCCGTTACTATCCGGATGCCGAAATGATGGCTCATTCGCTAGGCTACGTAGGACGCATCAACGCAGAAGAGATGCAAAGCCTAGATGCTGGGCGATATGCGGGGACGCACTTTATTGGAAAAACGGGTGTTGAGCGTTTTTACGAGACGGAGCTACACGGGCAGGCGGGGCTGCGTAAGGTTGAAACGAACGCACGTGGGCGTGTACTTAGAGAGCTTGGCCGGACTGATCCGGTACCAGGGGAAAACCTTACGTTGACGCTTGATAAGTCAATGCAAATGCTGGCTTACGAGCTGCTAGATGGTAGGCGTGGATCTATCGTCGCTATCGTTCCTGGATCGGGTGAAATCCTTGCCATGGTATCGACACCTGGTTTTGATAGTAATCAGTTTGTTACGGGAATTGATGTCGCTTCTTATCGCGGCTTGCAGGAAAATATCGACCTTCCGCTATTTAACCGAGCAATTCGTGGTCATTATCCACCAGGTTCAACTATTAAGCCCTTTTTGGCGCTTGCAGGACTAGTCGAAGGCGTTATCACTCCTGATAGCACGATTAATGATCCTGGTTTTTATCAGTTGCCTAACGACTCCCGTCGCTATCGTAATTGGCTACGCTGGGGGCATGGCCGAGTAGATATGGAGCGGTCTATTGCTGTTTCAAACAATACTTATTACTACACCCTAGCCCATGATTTGGGTATCGATAATCTGCATGAACAAATGACTAATTTTGGTTTTGGCCAACGTGTTGCTCATGACGTGCAGGGCGAAAGCACAGGCCTTATGCCATCTCGTGATTGGAAGCGGGCACGTTTTAATCAGCCTTGGTATCCCGGTGAAACTCTCTCTGTAGGTATCGGGCAAGGTTACTGGCAGGTAACGCCGTTACAGTTGGCTAGCGCAACCGCTACATTGGCTAATCGTGGGCATTGGGTAAAGCCACGTCTTGCGTTAGAAATAGGCGACGAACCCCTGGCGCAGGACTTACCAGACACGTTACCTGATATTCAGTTGGATAATGAGAATTGGTGGAACCGTGTTTTCAGCGGTATGGAAAAAGTTATCAGCGGTAACGAAGGTACAGCGAGGCGTACCGGGGTAGGTCTAGAGTACCGTATGGGTGGAAAATCCGGCACCGCCCAGGTGTTCTCGCTTGGACAGGATCAGCGTTACAACGCCGAAGAGCTTGAAGAGCGCCTGCGCGATCACGCTCTCTTTATGGCGTTTGCGCCACTCGACGACCCGCAAATTGCGGTTTCAGTCATTGTTGAAAATGCTGGCGGCGGAAGCACCCATGCCGCTCATTTGGCACGTGCAATGACCGATGCCTGGATACTAAGAGACGATGCGCCAGATGTAGAAGAAGTTAAAGAAGTATTGGAAGAAGATGCTGCCAACGTGGAGGGCAACTAA
- a CDS encoding glutamate-5-semialdehyde dehydrogenase: protein MSGSNAHQNIALQQLAAGDVPAYIQVLGQGARAAARELRRADTGLKNRALEAMASRLMASRQLILEANTLDVQRGKETGLDNALLDRLALNDERIDAMIEGLHQVAALPDPVGEVDDMRYRPSGIQVGKMRVPLGVIGIIYESRPNVTLEAASLCLKSGNACLLRGGSEASASNAAISSCIQEGLADVGLPAESVQVVATTDRAAVGAMISMPDYVDVIIPRGGKSLIERISREATVPVIKHLDGVCHVYIDTTADPAKALAIAVNAKTHRYGTCNTMETLLVDAPIADIVLPELARAYAEHKVELRGCERTRALLPQAALATEEDWGAEYLAPILAIKVVDGMDEAIQHIEQYGSHHTDAIVTQDITLARRFMAEVDSSSVIVNASTRFADGFEYGLGAEIGISTDKLHARGPVGLEGLTTQKYVVFGDGQVRQ from the coding sequence ATGAGCGGTTCAAACGCACACCAGAACATAGCCCTACAGCAACTAGCTGCGGGGGATGTGCCCGCTTATATCCAGGTGCTCGGTCAAGGCGCTCGGGCAGCTGCTAGAGAGCTGCGACGTGCAGATACGGGATTGAAAAATCGCGCGCTTGAAGCAATGGCATCGCGCCTGATGGCATCTAGACAATTAATACTAGAGGCTAATACGCTTGACGTGCAGAGGGGTAAAGAAACGGGTCTAGACAATGCGTTGCTAGATCGACTGGCACTAAATGACGAACGAATTGATGCCATGATCGAAGGCCTTCATCAAGTGGCCGCACTGCCAGATCCTGTTGGCGAAGTTGACGATATGCGCTATCGCCCAAGTGGAATTCAAGTTGGCAAAATGCGCGTGCCGCTAGGAGTCATTGGCATTATTTATGAATCCCGCCCTAACGTCACCTTAGAAGCAGCAAGCCTCTGTTTAAAATCTGGCAATGCTTGTTTGTTACGCGGAGGTTCTGAGGCCAGTGCGTCAAATGCGGCGATTAGTAGTTGTATCCAGGAAGGGCTAGCCGATGTTGGCTTGCCAGCTGAATCAGTTCAGGTCGTTGCCACCACTGATCGCGCTGCGGTGGGGGCGATGATTAGTATGCCCGACTACGTCGACGTCATTATTCCTAGAGGTGGGAAATCTCTGATCGAGCGTATTTCCCGCGAGGCAACGGTACCGGTTATTAAACACCTTGATGGGGTTTGTCACGTTTACATCGACACTACGGCAGATCCCGCTAAAGCGCTGGCCATCGCGGTAAACGCGAAAACGCATCGCTATGGCACCTGCAATACGATGGAAACACTACTGGTGGATGCCCCGATTGCCGATATTGTGCTACCTGAGTTGGCTCGTGCCTACGCCGAGCATAAGGTAGAGCTTCGTGGTTGCGAGCGCACAAGAGCATTGCTGCCCCAAGCCGCGTTGGCCACTGAAGAAGACTGGGGGGCTGAGTACCTGGCGCCTATTTTAGCGATTAAAGTCGTCGATGGCATGGATGAGGCGATTCAGCATATCGAGCAATATGGTTCCCATCATACTGATGCCATTGTGACTCAAGATATCACTCTGGCGAGGCGCTTCATGGCTGAGGTCGACTCAAGTTCAGTCATCGTAAATGCCTCTACGCGCTTTGCCGATGGTTTTGAGTATGGGTTGGGCGCAGAAATTGGTATTTCAACCGATAAACTGCATGCGCGAGGGCCGGTTGGGTTGGAAGGGCTCACAACGCAAAAATATGTCGTCTTTGGAGATGGGCAAGTCAGGCAATGA
- a CDS encoding LysE family translocator: MMSWATLSVFVPTFLFVSLTPGMCMTLAMVLGMTQGVKRTLWMMIGELIGVGIVAAAAGAGVAALMLRQPELFIAFKWVGGAYLAYLGIMMWRSRGRMAIPDELNAGPPAGRVQLAIQGLVTAVANPKGWAFFMVLLPPFLDGSRPLAPQLSLLIAVILIIEFASMLVYATGGKTLRNVLGKSGNVRLLNRIAGTLMIGVGIWLALG, from the coding sequence ATGATGTCATGGGCGACGCTGTCGGTGTTTGTACCCACGTTTTTATTCGTTTCCCTTACGCCGGGGATGTGTATGACGTTGGCGATGGTACTGGGTATGACCCAGGGGGTGAAGCGAACGTTGTGGATGATGATAGGTGAGTTAATTGGCGTTGGCATCGTGGCAGCCGCTGCAGGTGCTGGTGTGGCAGCGTTAATGCTACGACAGCCAGAGCTGTTCATTGCGTTTAAGTGGGTAGGCGGTGCGTACTTGGCTTATCTGGGGATTATGATGTGGCGCTCCAGGGGGCGAATGGCTATCCCTGACGAGCTTAATGCCGGGCCGCCTGCTGGGCGGGTGCAACTGGCAATTCAGGGTTTGGTGACGGCCGTGGCCAACCCTAAAGGGTGGGCATTTTTTATGGTGCTGCTACCGCCGTTTTTAGATGGTAGTCGACCACTCGCGCCTCAGCTATCCCTTCTTATTGCGGTTATTTTAATAATCGAGTTTGCCAGCATGCTCGTTTACGCAACAGGGGGTAAAACGCTGCGTAACGTGCTGGGCAAAAGTGGCAATGTAAGGTTGCTTAATCGCATTGCAGGGACATTAATGATAGGCGTGGGAATCTGGCTGGCTCTGGGGTAG
- a CDS encoding flavin prenyltransferase UbiX, producing MTDFKPPVTVALTGASGAQYGLRLIDVLVASGHEVWVMISKAAHMVIATETDVSLPAQPKRLVEALTEQSGAKPGQIRCFGREDWMAPVASGSGAPSAMVICPCSTGTLSAVATGASNNLIERAADVAIKERRTLVMVPRESPFSPIHLEHMLALSRLGVVILPAAPGFYHRPERIEDLIDFVVARILNQLGIAHRLVPRWGEGYETTSSDADNDVNNTEE from the coding sequence GTGACAGACTTTAAACCTCCGGTGACGGTGGCGCTGACAGGTGCTTCAGGGGCGCAATATGGCCTGCGCTTGATCGACGTACTGGTGGCCTCAGGGCATGAAGTATGGGTAATGATCTCCAAAGCGGCGCATATGGTCATTGCCACTGAGACGGATGTGTCGTTACCCGCTCAGCCAAAACGCTTAGTAGAGGCGCTTACTGAGCAGAGTGGTGCCAAACCCGGTCAAATCCGCTGTTTTGGGCGTGAAGACTGGATGGCGCCCGTGGCATCGGGGTCCGGCGCTCCCTCTGCGATGGTAATTTGCCCCTGCTCTACAGGTACGTTGTCAGCAGTCGCAACTGGCGCGAGCAATAACTTAATTGAGCGTGCCGCTGACGTTGCCATCAAAGAGCGGCGGACATTAGTCATGGTGCCGCGTGAAAGTCCATTTTCCCCCATTCACCTGGAGCACATGCTGGCGCTAAGCCGTCTGGGTGTCGTGATTTTGCCTGCGGCCCCCGGCTTTTATCATCGCCCGGAACGGATAGAAGATTTGATCGACTTTGTGGTCGCACGGATTCTCAATCAGTTAGGCATTGCCCACCGTCTAGTACCGCGCTGGGGAGAGGGGTATGAAACCACGTCTAGCGATGCAGATAACGATGTAAACAACACGGAAGAGTAA
- the rlmH gene encoding 23S rRNA (pseudouridine(1915)-N(3))-methyltransferase RlmH, with translation MKIRLLAVGTKMPAWVEEGIETYRKRLPRDFTLEIEEIPLGQRGKNADIAKACAQEAQRIRDKLRGDEYIVALEVKGKTWSTEQLAVEADAWRMLGKDIVLLVGGPDGLEPSLSAMADKAWSLSPLTLPHPLVRIMLAEQLYRAWTLLVGHPYHR, from the coding sequence ATGAAGATCCGGCTGTTAGCGGTGGGCACCAAAATGCCTGCGTGGGTTGAAGAGGGCATTGAGACCTACCGCAAACGGCTACCTAGGGACTTCACGCTTGAAATAGAAGAGATTCCGTTGGGGCAGCGCGGCAAAAATGCTGATATTGCTAAGGCGTGTGCACAGGAAGCTCAGCGTATACGTGACAAGCTTCGCGGCGACGAATATATCGTGGCACTTGAGGTTAAGGGCAAAACCTGGAGTACCGAGCAACTTGCTGTCGAAGCTGATGCTTGGCGCATGTTAGGCAAAGATATAGTGTTGTTGGTGGGGGGGCCAGATGGTTTAGAGCCATCCCTTTCAGCAATGGCCGACAAAGCGTGGTCTTTATCACCTCTCACGTTGCCGCACCCTCTAGTACGCATAATGCTAGCTGAGCAGCTCTACCGGGCGTGGACCTTATTAGTAGGTCATCCCTATCATCGATAA
- the rsfS gene encoding ribosome silencing factor, with translation MHIDTLKNLAVEALEELKARDITQLDVSKLTEVTDLMLIASGTSTRHVAALAQNVVEKAKASGLSPRGVEGGDNADWVLVDLGDVVVHIMLPEARALYDLERLWADLPNDAGAISESLKRFEERATMS, from the coding sequence ATGCACATCGATACACTTAAAAATCTAGCGGTTGAAGCCCTAGAAGAACTTAAAGCACGAGATATTACGCAGCTAGATGTTTCCAAACTGACCGAAGTTACGGACTTGATGCTGATTGCCAGTGGTACGTCTACGCGCCACGTGGCTGCATTAGCGCAAAACGTTGTGGAAAAAGCCAAAGCATCAGGCCTTTCGCCCCGAGGTGTTGAAGGTGGCGACAATGCCGATTGGGTGCTAGTCGATCTGGGCGATGTGGTTGTGCATATTATGTTGCCTGAAGCGCGAGCGCTCTATGATCTTGAGCGTTTATGGGCAGATCTTCCCAATGACGCTGGTGCCATTAGCGAGTCGCTTAAAAGATTTGAAGAGCGAGCTACGATGTCATGA
- a CDS encoding GGDEF domain-containing protein, which translates to MIDQPLPRHLMTFAYTASVTLVAGYTFWLYGMGNYNDLLVPMFVTLLLFAALLMHHSQALNPVLPRAILLGSSYVITLAAFYNHPSISTIWIGLPTAAAFFLLPLSSALTLTALACPLWWLLTRHSDTTTEMIIAYTALILLLALPPWEHTRQRALLRATDPNDNDCDAYHIDTLKERLHNEFLRAAMLNKRLAVLVMHLPQLDMAEEQFGSRAKTALLGALCNEVNSRCRDHDLLGRAGNATFWLVLPDTSESGAMLVRERLQRALSQRVLVETGQLETRIAVCIPCRNESFERYTNRLEARAKALSIA; encoded by the coding sequence ATGATTGATCAGCCGCTGCCCAGGCACCTCATGACCTTTGCCTACACCGCCAGCGTGACCCTGGTAGCAGGGTACACATTCTGGCTTTATGGGATGGGAAACTATAACGACCTTTTAGTGCCCATGTTTGTGACACTATTGCTATTTGCAGCGTTGTTAATGCACCACAGTCAGGCGTTAAATCCTGTTCTCCCCCGCGCTATTTTGCTAGGTAGCAGTTACGTTATTACCCTAGCAGCCTTCTATAACCATCCTAGCATCTCGACAATTTGGATCGGACTGCCCACGGCCGCTGCATTTTTTTTGCTACCACTATCGAGTGCTTTAACGCTAACTGCACTTGCCTGCCCGTTGTGGTGGTTGCTAACCCGCCATAGCGATACAACCACAGAGATGATCATTGCTTATACCGCTCTCATTCTGCTGCTGGCATTACCCCCATGGGAACACACGCGGCAGCGCGCATTATTAAGAGCGACAGACCCAAACGACAACGATTGCGATGCTTACCATATCGATACGCTTAAAGAGCGATTACATAATGAGTTTCTTCGCGCAGCGATGCTTAACAAACGTTTGGCAGTCTTAGTAATGCATTTACCCCAGCTTGATATGGCGGAAGAACAATTTGGTTCACGTGCAAAAACGGCACTACTGGGCGCTCTCTGTAACGAAGTGAATAGCCGTTGCCGTGACCACGACCTACTAGGCAGGGCAGGTAATGCCACATTCTGGTTAGTGCTACCTGATACAAGCGAGAGCGGTGCTATGCTGGTGCGCGAGCGGCTTCAACGCGCATTATCACAGCGTGTTCTAGTGGAAACGGGGCAGTTAGAAACCCGTATTGCTGTTTGCATACCATGCCGAAATGAGAGTTTCGAACGCTATACAAATCGCTTGGAAGCACGTGCCAAGGCATTATCTATCGCCTAA
- the nadD gene encoding nicotinate-nucleotide adenylyltransferase, whose amino-acid sequence MSSTPVRIGMLGGTFDPVHLGHLRSAVEVREALKLDRLHMIPAPQPPLRDTPQVSPKQRFELLTLGISDTPGVVADDRELRREGPSYSVDTLAELRQAYGDSARLVMIIGFDAFLRLAKWHKASQIFSLANLVVIARPGYNAPLPEALRELVGDREVDTVDELMKSPNGNVLTLALPSMMAISATYIRERLEKGKSVRYLLPEAVEEAILRHGFYHCDE is encoded by the coding sequence ATGAGTTCAACACCCGTGCGAATAGGTATGCTGGGGGGCACATTTGATCCTGTGCATCTGGGGCATTTACGAAGCGCCGTTGAGGTTCGTGAAGCCCTTAAACTTGATCGTCTCCACATGATTCCCGCGCCTCAGCCGCCTTTGCGTGATACGCCTCAGGTGTCGCCGAAACAGCGTTTTGAGTTGTTAACGTTAGGTATTAGCGATACGCCAGGGGTGGTAGCGGATGATCGTGAACTACGCCGCGAAGGACCTTCTTATAGCGTGGATACGCTTGCTGAACTACGGCAAGCGTATGGCGATAGTGCTCGCTTAGTGATGATAATCGGGTTCGATGCTTTCCTGCGGTTAGCCAAATGGCACAAAGCCTCACAGATATTCTCTTTGGCGAACCTAGTGGTGATCGCTCGACCTGGTTATAACGCGCCGTTGCCTGAGGCATTAAGGGAACTGGTAGGCGATCGTGAAGTCGATACCGTAGATGAACTAATGAAAAGCCCTAATGGTAATGTTCTGACGCTGGCCTTGCCCTCCATGATGGCGATCTCGGCTACCTACATAAGGGAGCGTTTAGAAAAGGGCAAAAGCGTTCGTTATCTACTGCCTGAGGCCGTCGAAGAAGCCATTCTGCGGCATGGTTTCTATCATTGTGATGAATAG
- a CDS encoding bifunctional DedA family/phosphatase PAP2 family protein, which yields MADTLFALSLSPAMLLLMVALISLLESLALVGLLVPGVVLITAAASVAGHEAIALPWLIGAALIGAILGDSISYLLGYHHREQVTRRWPLSMHPEWLERGVRFFERYGIHSVFIGRFVGPVRPIIPLIAGMMRMPKHTFLWANITSAILWAPAYVLPGYLLGRTWQQHLNLPQNIETVLITLGASLVVLAVIFSWGRAQVGRHGFIYLATARLIRRVPFMRRSWLSMSLNDEVPLASLLLLVITLASVSAWTLLVMNHQAPMPIDLQAQRLFSWLTNEPLQLTSLVLAKIGDPLGVTALLVPLAIWLAHHKRIDALCHWAFAIGFVALLNTIGKMVFERARPQTPDYLIGSFSYPSAHTSTTVVVVGLAAAFIAAGLHRKQRVWVYWLAITLVTPMALSRLILGVHWLSDLIGGALLGLLVCALIRLNWQRRVRAPLPHCPWGRLMAFTIALVVLRIILMPPV from the coding sequence ATGGCGGATACGCTGTTTGCCCTGTCACTCTCGCCAGCCATGTTACTACTGATGGTGGCGCTGATTTCGCTGCTTGAGTCTCTTGCACTGGTTGGTTTATTGGTACCTGGTGTGGTGTTAATTACTGCAGCTGCGTCTGTAGCGGGACATGAAGCCATTGCCCTGCCATGGTTAATCGGTGCTGCGTTAATAGGTGCAATTTTGGGTGATAGCATCAGCTACCTGCTTGGCTATCACCACCGTGAACAGGTCACCCGTCGTTGGCCCCTATCCATGCATCCAGAATGGCTTGAACGCGGCGTACGTTTTTTTGAACGTTATGGTATCCATTCAGTGTTTATTGGCCGGTTCGTTGGCCCCGTCCGTCCTATCATTCCGCTTATAGCCGGGATGATGCGGATGCCAAAGCACACATTCTTATGGGCCAATATAACGTCTGCAATCTTGTGGGCACCCGCTTATGTGTTACCTGGCTATTTGTTAGGAAGGACCTGGCAACAACACCTCAATCTACCCCAAAATATAGAAACGGTACTCATTACATTAGGTGCCAGTCTCGTCGTGCTTGCGGTGATTTTCTCTTGGGGAAGAGCCCAGGTTGGACGCCATGGCTTTATCTACTTGGCAACAGCACGCCTTATTCGTCGCGTTCCCTTTATGCGCCGCTCATGGCTCTCAATGAGCCTGAATGATGAAGTACCGCTAGCCTCGTTACTGCTACTTGTAATCACGTTAGCAAGTGTCTCAGCCTGGACACTGCTAGTAATGAATCATCAAGCTCCTATGCCGATAGACCTACAAGCGCAGCGCCTGTTTAGCTGGTTAACCAATGAGCCACTTCAGTTAACCAGCCTGGTCTTAGCAAAAATAGGGGATCCACTTGGGGTTACCGCCCTGCTTGTGCCTTTGGCCATTTGGCTGGCACACCATAAACGTATCGATGCTCTCTGCCATTGGGCCTTTGCCATTGGTTTCGTTGCACTACTCAACACTATTGGAAAAATGGTTTTTGAGCGTGCTCGTCCGCAAACACCGGACTACTTAATTGGCTCATTTTCATATCCAAGTGCACACACCTCCACGACGGTGGTTGTAGTGGGGCTAGCAGCCGCTTTTATTGCAGCAGGCTTGCACCGCAAACAACGCGTTTGGGTTTATTGGCTGGCCATTACCCTAGTAACGCCTATGGCGCTATCGCGTTTGATATTGGGCGTTCATTGGCTAAGTGATCTCATCGGCGGCGCGCTCTTGGGCTTGCTGGTATGCGCCCTCATCCGACTGAATTGGCAGCGACGCGTTAGAGCTCCTTTACCTCATTGCCCGTGGGGCAGACTAATGGCATTCACCATCGCGCTGGTAGTCCTACGGATTATACTGATGCCACCTGTCTAG